Proteins encoded by one window of Planktothrix tepida PCC 9214:
- a CDS encoding glycosyltransferase family 2 protein, with protein MFSIYILTANEEIDIADCIESASLSDDIIVVDSFSQDRTVEIAQQYPVRVVQHRFESHGKQRTWMLQEIPTKHEWVYILEADERMTTELFQECLQAIQSDDFIGYYVAERVIFLGSWIRRSTQYPRYQMRLFRKDKVWFTDYGHTEREVCNGPTGFIQETYPHYTCSKGLSRWIEKHNRYSTDEAVETLRQLQEGTVNWKDLFLGSSEVERRRALKDLSLRLPFRPLIRFLYMYLILGGILDGRSGFTWCVLQAFYEYLILLKVWEVQNSPQLYADQLQAMTLPNLEKVESQTVISNLGTEP; from the coding sequence ATGTTTTCTATTTATATTCTCACTGCCAACGAAGAAATTGATATCGCGGATTGTATTGAATCGGCATCCTTATCGGATGACATTATTGTGGTCGATTCTTTCAGTCAAGATCGTACCGTTGAAATCGCTCAACAGTATCCCGTTCGCGTGGTGCAACATCGCTTTGAAAGTCACGGAAAACAACGGACTTGGATGTTACAAGAAATTCCCACTAAACATGAGTGGGTTTACATTTTAGAAGCCGATGAACGGATGACGACTGAGTTGTTTCAAGAATGTTTACAAGCCATCCAAAGCGATGATTTTATTGGGTATTATGTCGCGGAACGGGTGATCTTTTTAGGGAGTTGGATTCGACGCAGTACCCAATATCCTCGGTATCAAATGCGTCTTTTTCGTAAGGATAAAGTTTGGTTTACCGATTATGGTCACACCGAACGAGAAGTTTGTAACGGCCCTACGGGATTTATTCAAGAAACCTATCCCCATTATACCTGTAGTAAAGGGTTATCCCGTTGGATTGAAAAACACAATCGTTATTCAACGGATGAAGCCGTAGAAACACTGCGCCAGTTACAGGAGGGAACGGTAAATTGGAAGGATTTATTCTTAGGTTCATCGGAAGTTGAACGGCGACGTGCGTTAAAAGATTTATCCTTACGTTTACCTTTTAGACCCCTAATTCGGTTTCTGTATATGTACTTGATTTTAGGGGGAATTTTAGATGGTCGTTCAGGATTTACTTGGTGTGTTTTGCAAGCGTTTTATGAATATTTGATTCTGCTGAAAGTTTGGGAGGTTCAAAACTCACCTCAACTTTATGCAGATCAACTTCAAGCGATGACCTTACCCAATTTAGAAAAAGTAGAATCCCAGACTGTTATCTCCAATCTGGGAACAGAACCTTAA
- the hpsJ-B gene encoding hormogonium polysaccharide biosynthesis protein HpsJ, translated as MKATSSRQFSSTTSVILKLVGVILLLSSLVDYLVLLIPPNFLNRGWQINVTSDLVDRGIVPMVGIALIFVAFWIDSAIEGTVKPSKPFTSLRFWVALLASLLGLLYLLLFPLHLNNTRLARAEALTQINQQATQAQTQLEQQISSEQFQQQIQQRKTQLKDQFSGLTQNPDALNQALSNPNLPKPVKDILEQSKSNPKAIEEFLNQQADNLPTQLLTQIRDRKQELEQQAKTQSLKSSLRTGISSLLLAIGYITIGWTGLKGLGILRGGNRRKTPAA; from the coding sequence ATGAAAGCCACTTCTAGCCGTCAATTTTCCTCTACAACCTCTGTAATCCTAAAACTGGTTGGGGTAATTTTACTTCTCTCTTCCCTTGTGGATTATCTGGTACTTTTGATTCCGCCGAATTTTCTCAATCGAGGGTGGCAAATTAATGTCACCAGCGACTTAGTAGATCGAGGTATTGTGCCTATGGTGGGAATAGCCTTGATCTTTGTTGCCTTTTGGATAGATAGTGCAATAGAAGGAACTGTCAAACCCAGTAAACCTTTTACCAGTTTAAGATTTTGGGTGGCATTACTAGCAAGTTTATTGGGATTGTTGTATCTGTTACTGTTTCCGTTGCATCTCAATAATACTCGTTTGGCTAGAGCCGAAGCTCTTACACAAATTAATCAACAAGCTACTCAAGCTCAAACTCAACTGGAACAACAAATTAGTAGCGAGCAATTTCAACAACAAATTCAACAGCGAAAAACTCAGCTTAAAGATCAATTTTCTGGCTTGACACAAAATCCTGATGCTCTCAATCAAGCGCTTTCTAATCCCAATCTACCGAAGCCAGTTAAAGACATTTTAGAACAGTCTAAATCGAATCCGAAAGCTATTGAAGAGTTCCTCAATCAACAAGCAGATAATTTACCGACACAGTTGTTAACTCAAATTCGCGATCGCAAACAAGAACTTGAACAACAAGCCAAAACCCAATCGTTAAAATCAAGTTTACGAACCGGAATTAGTAGCTTATTATTAGCCATTGGCTATATTACAATTGGCTGGACAGGATTAAAAGGTCTGGGTATTCTCCGGGGTGGAAATCGTCGTAAAACGCCAGCAGCTTAA
- the rfaE2 gene encoding D-glycero-beta-D-manno-heptose 1-phosphate adenylyltransferase — MTPYLYTLTQLQQDITLHPDQWRPLVFTNGCFDLIHAGHVRYLQAAKALGRSLVVGLNSDLSVQRIKPQKPGQPPRPIVPEAQRAEVLASLKPVDGVVIFSQTTADDLIATLKPDIYVKGGDYTLETLPEAPIVECYGGEVAFINIEVPSSTTALIQRILNGYSATR, encoded by the coding sequence ATGACTCCTTATCTCTACACCTTAACCCAATTACAACAAGACATCACCCTTCATCCTGATCAGTGGCGTCCGCTTGTTTTTACGAATGGCTGTTTTGATTTAATTCATGCAGGTCATGTTCGCTATTTACAAGCCGCTAAAGCTTTAGGGCGATCGCTCGTTGTCGGATTAAATAGCGATTTGTCCGTTCAAAGGATTAAACCCCAAAAACCCGGACAGCCTCCCCGTCCGATTGTCCCTGAAGCACAACGGGCGGAAGTGCTTGCTAGTTTGAAACCTGTTGATGGTGTGGTGATTTTTTCCCAAACCACAGCCGATGATTTAATCGCGACCCTGAAACCCGATATTTACGTTAAAGGAGGAGACTACACCTTAGAAACCCTGCCGGAAGCCCCTATTGTAGAATGCTATGGCGGTGAAGTGGCTTTCATTAATATTGAAGTTCCCTCGTCCACCACTGCCCTGATTCAACGAATTCTCAACGGTTATAGCGCTACGCGCTAG
- a CDS encoding GUN4 domain-containing protein translates to MTDLTTSPQLDLMSADELRSQLFAGSEKAQFQLLQTLTQGGETVWDVLMEFLLKQQSHPPSVVEGKVYQILYTAHPNSEKVSTFLQTHFPTGIVPLKSEAGIDYIPLQKLLAEQNFLEADKLSLQNLCELAGASALQRKWLYFSEIERFPTTDLHTLDALWRIHSEGKFGYSIQRELWLGVNKNWDKLWPKIGWRTGRNWTRYPQGFTWDLTAPKGHLPLSNQLRGVRVIEALLSHPAWLKS, encoded by the coding sequence ATGACTGACTTGACCACTTCCCCACAACTTGACCTCATGAGTGCGGATGAATTACGCTCTCAGCTTTTTGCAGGGTCGGAAAAAGCCCAATTCCAACTACTACAAACATTAACCCAAGGTGGGGAGACGGTTTGGGATGTTTTAATGGAATTTTTATTAAAACAGCAGTCTCATCCCCCTAGTGTAGTTGAGGGTAAAGTTTATCAAATTTTATATACGGCTCATCCCAATTCAGAAAAAGTCAGTACCTTTTTGCAAACCCATTTTCCTACGGGAATTGTCCCGTTAAAATCCGAAGCCGGAATAGATTATATTCCCTTGCAAAAATTACTCGCCGAACAAAATTTTTTAGAGGCTGATAAATTAAGTTTACAAAACCTTTGTGAATTAGCTGGTGCTTCTGCCTTACAAAGAAAATGGCTTTATTTTTCTGAGATTGAACGCTTTCCAACAACGGATTTACACACCCTTGATGCTCTTTGGCGGATTCATTCTGAAGGCAAATTTGGCTATTCTATCCAAAGAGAACTTTGGCTTGGTGTTAATAAAAATTGGGATAAACTCTGGCCGAAAATTGGGTGGCGCACGGGTCGAAATTGGACGCGCTACCCCCAAGGATTTACTTGGGATTTAACAGCACCAAAAGGTCATCTTCCTCTATCTAATCAATTGCGAGGAGTGCGAGTCATTGAAGCGTTACTCTCTCACCCAGCTTGGTTAAAGTCTTAA
- a CDS encoding heme oxygenase (biliverdin-producing), which yields MSVNLATQLREGTKKSHTMAENVGFIKCFLKGTVEKTSYRKLAGNLYFVYSAMEEEMERHRNHPVLSKLYFPELNRKQSLEQDLYFYYGENWKEEVQPSEAAQAYVARIREVSNSQPELLIAHLYTRYLGDLSGGQILKGIAQNAMNLPEGKGTQFYEFNDIPDEKAFKVNYRQQMDSVDIDQDMATRIVDEANDAFGMNMKMFNELEGNLIKAIGQMLFNTLTRRRTQGSTEELATAAE from the coding sequence ATGAGCGTTAACTTAGCAACCCAACTGCGAGAAGGCACGAAAAAGTCTCACACAATGGCGGAAAACGTCGGTTTTATCAAGTGCTTTTTAAAGGGTACGGTAGAAAAGACGTCTTACCGGAAATTAGCGGGAAATCTCTATTTCGTCTACTCTGCAATGGAAGAGGAGATGGAACGCCACCGCAACCATCCTGTTTTGTCCAAATTGTATTTTCCTGAACTCAACCGCAAACAAAGTTTAGAGCAGGATTTATACTTTTATTATGGAGAAAATTGGAAGGAAGAAGTACAACCTTCCGAAGCAGCACAAGCCTATGTTGCTCGAATTCGGGAAGTATCTAACTCTCAACCCGAATTGTTAATTGCTCATCTCTATACTCGCTATTTGGGTGACTTGTCAGGGGGGCAAATTCTCAAAGGAATTGCTCAAAATGCCATGAACCTCCCAGAGGGGAAAGGAACCCAATTTTACGAGTTCAACGATATTCCTGATGAAAAAGCTTTTAAAGTGAATTATCGTCAACAAATGGATAGCGTTGATATTGACCAAGACATGGCAACTCGCATTGTTGATGAAGCCAATGATGCCTTCGGAATGAACATGAAAATGTTCAATGAATTAGAAGGTAATTTAATTAAAGCAATTGGTCAAATGTTATTTAATACGTTAACTCGCCGTCGTACCCAAGGGTCAACGGAAGAGTTAGCAACCGCCGCCGAATAA
- a CDS encoding ApaLI family restriction endonuclease → MGSGFCSDFNLITKEHTRIKTISTAGYRPIRIMFYYPNRQQAIRVQQTLETLYKGIGGEYHYGESAWNYVNERTGIDLRAIF, encoded by the coding sequence TTGGGTTCAGGATTTTGCAGTGATTTTAATTTAATTACAAAAGAACATACTAGAATCAAAACCATATCAACCGCAGGTTACAGACCTATTCGTATTATGTTTTATTACCCCAATAGACAACAGGCTATAAGAGTTCAGCAAACTTTAGAAACCCTTTATAAGGGAATTGGCGGTGAATATCACTATGGAGAGAGTGCCTGGAATTATGTTAATGAAAGAACGGGTATAGATTTAAGGGCTATTTTCTAA
- a CDS encoding Uma2 family endonuclease, with protein MILQVEVKQIYTLEDYLDFEVNSSERHEYINGEIRPMTGGTPNHNQIALNLSGTLNFSLKRQPYRVFVTDQRLWIPEKPLYTYPDIMVIQGEIQLQEGRKDTITNPLIIAEVLSASTRNYDKDEKFAAYRTLPTFQEYLLIDQYTIHIEHYYKTDHKHWIFVEYNNSNENLVLNSIPFEIVIADIYDKVEF; from the coding sequence ATGATCTTACAAGTTGAAGTCAAACAAATCTATACCCTTGAAGACTATCTCGATTTTGAGGTGAATTCCTCAGAACGCCATGAATATATTAACGGTGAAATTAGACCCATGACCGGTGGAACTCCCAATCATAATCAAATTGCTCTTAATTTGAGTGGAACACTAAATTTTTCCCTCAAGCGTCAACCCTATCGCGTATTTGTTACCGATCAACGGCTTTGGATTCCCGAAAAACCCCTCTATACCTATCCTGATATTATGGTTATTCAGGGTGAAATTCAACTCCAAGAAGGCAGAAAAGACACGATTACAAATCCGTTAATCATTGCAGAAGTATTATCAGCATCAACCCGAAACTACGACAAAGACGAAAAATTTGCAGCCTATCGTACTCTTCCTACTTTTCAAGAATATCTCCTCATAGATCAATATACAATTCATATTGAACATTATTATAAAACCGATCATAAACACTGGATATTTGTGGAGTATAATAATAGCAATGAAAACCTAGTGCTTAACTCGATTCCGTTTGAAATAGTTATAGCTGATATTTATGATAAAGTTGAGTTTTAA
- a CDS encoding sensor histidine kinase gives MFQATRRRLAIWYTAVTAILLLLFASGFYFYVRNTLIERIDDTLNHVVEVVERSLVIEPVSTPPAMSPAVLAGQFQVNVEASFRNNSNTVEDDHIDLEWFSPTGELLWSTFSQALDIPLHPNRSGETVHISEQLNPSEMILRQVTDRVEIGRQVLGYLRVSHPWFEVTKPIRQLILDLTIGTISMVIGVAAIGWFLSGLAIEPVRDSYQRLKQFTADASHELRNPIAMIQTNVQAALAEPNLSSSEQQQLQVIERITRRLGRLVDDLLFLARQDSGIVKPQFVSLPLDGLLMEVIEEQKVIVTQQKIHLSLNFIEDSEDIIANSNSHPITETEPFTLQGDWDQLVRLFTNLVSNAVQYTPAGGEIKIELKQIPKIKRQPTLGKVTESWEKNHSLLKFEALQVIIKDTGIGIPPEALPHLFDRFYRVDPSRTHRNSGGSGLGLAIAQAIVENHHGQISLESQINQGTTVTVTLPLHPSGL, from the coding sequence ATGTTTCAAGCAACCCGGCGACGGTTAGCAATTTGGTATACCGCAGTTACCGCTATTTTATTATTATTATTTGCGAGTGGGTTTTATTTCTATGTGCGAAATACCTTAATTGAACGCATTGATGATACTTTAAATCACGTTGTAGAAGTGGTTGAACGTTCCCTTGTTATTGAACCCGTTTCTACCCCTCCAGCAATGTCTCCTGCGGTTTTAGCAGGTCAATTTCAAGTTAATGTTGAAGCGAGTTTTAGAAATAATTCTAATACCGTTGAAGATGATCATATTGATCTTGAGTGGTTTAGTCCAACGGGGGAATTATTATGGTCTACCTTTTCTCAAGCTTTAGATATTCCCTTGCATCCTAATCGAAGTGGGGAAACCGTTCATATTTCAGAACAATTGAACCCTTCAGAAATGATTTTAAGACAAGTCACAGACCGGGTAGAAATTGGACGGCAAGTATTAGGCTATTTACGAGTTAGTCATCCTTGGTTTGAAGTTACAAAACCCATTCGTCAGTTAATATTGGATTTAACAATCGGAACAATTTCAATGGTGATTGGTGTGGCTGCAATTGGCTGGTTTTTATCCGGTTTAGCAATAGAACCTGTACGAGATTCTTATCAACGATTAAAACAATTTACCGCCGATGCGTCCCACGAATTAAGAAATCCAATTGCGATGATTCAAACCAATGTGCAGGCTGCTTTAGCCGAACCCAATTTATCCAGTTCTGAACAACAACAATTGCAAGTTATTGAACGAATTACTCGCCGTTTAGGTCGGTTAGTAGATGATTTATTATTTTTAGCTAGACAGGATAGCGGTATTGTTAAACCCCAATTTGTTTCCCTTCCTTTGGATGGGCTATTAATGGAGGTTATAGAGGAACAAAAAGTGATCGTAACACAACAAAAAATCCATCTTTCCTTAAATTTTATTGAAGATTCTGAGGATATTATTGCCAATTCCAATAGTCATCCTATCACCGAAACTGAACCCTTTACTTTACAAGGAGATTGGGATCAATTGGTGCGATTATTTACGAATTTAGTCAGTAATGCTGTCCAGTATACTCCGGCTGGTGGTGAAATTAAAATAGAATTAAAACAGATTCCTAAAATTAAACGACAACCTACATTAGGAAAAGTAACAGAATCTTGGGAAAAAAATCATTCTCTCTTGAAATTTGAAGCCTTACAAGTTATAATTAAAGATACAGGAATTGGAATTCCTCCTGAAGCCTTACCCCATCTTTTTGATCGGTTTTATCGCGTTGATCCCTCTCGGACTCATCGTAATAGTGGAGGGTCGGGTTTAGGTTTAGCGATCGCCCAAGCAATAGTAGAAAATCATCACGGTCAAATTTCTTTAGAAAGCCAAATTAATCAAGGAACAACCGTTACAGTTACTTTACCTCTACATCCAAGTGGGTTATAA
- a CDS encoding heavy metal translocating P-type ATPase, with amino-acid sequence MKTSYFQLKGMGCAACANTIETAIQNVDGVAVCHVNFGAEQATVEFDPKQTNIEQIQQAVIDAGYSAKPIEDTTSHLQDREKENREIEQKLTRKVAISAIISVFLVIGGLPMMTGLNLPWIPTWMHNPGLQLILTTPILFWSGQAFFLGAWKGLKRHQADMNTLIAVGTGAAYLYSIFVTFFPQLFLNQGLSADVYYESAAVIITLILLGQLLEHRARGKTSDAIKKLMGLQAKTARVIRSGEEIDIPIEAVNVGDIIRVRPGEKIPVDGELIEGNSTVDESMVTGESIPVEKHPEDEVIGATINKTGSFKFRASRVGKDTVLAQIVQLVQQAQGSKAPIQKLADQVTSWFVPVVIAIAIATFILWFNLTGNLTLAITTTVGVLIIACPCALGLATPTSVMVGTGLGAEHGILIKGANSLELAHKIQTIVLDKTGTITAGKPTVTQYVTVGGINNDHELKLLRLVAAIEQQSEHPLAEAIVQYAKTQGVTFPLPEIRNFQALAGMGVQGYISDRFVQIGTSRWMEELEIETEPLQQYQTSWESQGKTTAWIAIDGEIEGLVAISDAVKLTSKTAIQALQKMGLEVVMLTGDNQKTAEVIAAEVGIQRVFAEVRPDQKANMIKSLQTERKGRKKQPSIVAMVGDGINDAPALAQADVGIAIGTGTDVAIAASDITLISGDLMGLVTAIKLSKATLNNIRQNLFFAFIYNSAGIPIAAGILYPLTGWLLNPIIAGGAMAMSSISVVTNALRLRQFKLN; translated from the coding sequence ATGAAAACAAGCTATTTCCAATTAAAGGGAATGGGATGCGCCGCCTGCGCCAATACCATAGAAACCGCCATTCAAAATGTGGATGGGGTTGCTGTTTGTCACGTTAATTTTGGTGCTGAACAAGCAACCGTTGAATTTGATCCCAAACAAACTAATATTGAGCAAATTCAACAGGCGGTTATCGATGCGGGATATAGTGCCAAACCGATAGAAGATACAACCTCCCATCTCCAAGATCGTGAAAAAGAAAACCGAGAAATTGAACAAAAATTAACCCGAAAAGTCGCAATTAGTGCCATTATCAGTGTGTTTTTAGTTATCGGAGGATTACCGATGATGACGGGTTTAAATTTACCTTGGATTCCCACCTGGATGCACAATCCTGGGTTACAATTAATCCTGACAACACCGATTTTATTTTGGTCAGGTCAAGCCTTTTTCTTAGGAGCTTGGAAAGGCTTAAAACGTCATCAAGCTGATATGAATACTTTAATAGCAGTGGGAACAGGGGCTGCTTATTTGTATTCTATTTTTGTCACTTTCTTCCCGCAATTATTTTTAAATCAAGGCTTATCGGCAGATGTTTATTATGAATCGGCTGCTGTGATTATTACCTTAATTTTACTCGGTCAATTACTTGAACATCGCGCCAGAGGAAAAACATCCGATGCAATTAAAAAATTAATGGGATTACAAGCAAAAACTGCTCGTGTGATTCGGTCTGGAGAAGAAATTGATATTCCCATTGAAGCGGTGAATGTTGGTGATATTATTCGAGTCCGTCCCGGTGAAAAAATTCCCGTTGATGGTGAATTAATTGAAGGGAATTCTACGGTTGATGAATCGATGGTAACGGGAGAAAGTATTCCCGTTGAAAAACATCCAGAGGATGAAGTGATTGGGGCTACGATTAATAAAACCGGAAGCTTTAAATTTCGAGCTTCACGGGTGGGAAAAGATACCGTATTAGCCCAAATTGTGCAGTTAGTTCAACAAGCGCAAGGGTCAAAAGCACCGATTCAAAAATTAGCAGATCAAGTAACGAGTTGGTTTGTTCCAGTTGTAATTGCCATTGCGATCGCTACTTTTATTCTCTGGTTTAATTTGACTGGAAATCTGACTCTCGCCATTACAACAACCGTCGGCGTTTTAATTATTGCTTGTCCCTGTGCATTGGGATTAGCAACACCCACTTCTGTAATGGTAGGAACTGGTTTAGGGGCTGAACATGGTATTTTAATTAAAGGTGCTAATAGTTTAGAATTAGCCCATAAAATCCAAACCATTGTATTAGATAAAACCGGAACCATTACCGCCGGAAAACCCACTGTTACCCAGTATGTAACCGTAGGTGGAATCAACAATGATCATGAATTAAAATTATTACGATTAGTCGCAGCGATTGAACAACAATCTGAACATCCGTTAGCAGAGGCGATTGTTCAATATGCTAAAACACAAGGGGTGACTTTTCCCTTACCTGAAATTCGCAATTTCCAAGCTTTAGCAGGAATGGGAGTCCAAGGGTATATTTCAGATCGATTTGTACAAATTGGAACGTCTCGCTGGATGGAAGAATTAGAAATTGAAACTGAACCTTTACAACAGTATCAAACAAGTTGGGAGTCTCAAGGAAAAACCACCGCTTGGATAGCCATTGATGGAGAAATAGAAGGATTAGTTGCGATTTCCGATGCGGTGAAACTAACCTCAAAAACGGCTATTCAAGCCTTACAAAAAATGGGTTTAGAGGTGGTGATGTTAACCGGAGATAATCAAAAAACCGCCGAAGTGATCGCTGCTGAAGTGGGAATTCAACGGGTGTTTGCAGAAGTTCGTCCTGACCAAAAAGCGAATATGATTAAATCCCTGCAAACTGAACGCAAAGGACGGAAAAAACAGCCTTCAATTGTAGCCATGGTGGGGGATGGAATTAATGATGCTCCGGCTTTAGCTCAAGCGGATGTAGGAATTGCCATTGGGACAGGAACAGATGTGGCGATCGCAGCTAGTGATATTACCTTAATTTCAGGGGATTTAATGGGTTTAGTCACCGCCATTAAATTAAGTAAAGCTACCTTGAATAATATTCGCCAAAACCTGTTTTTTGCCTTTATTTATAACTCTGCCGGAATTCCAATTGCAGCCGGAATTCTTTATCCCTTAACAGGTTGGTTATTAAATCCCATTATTGCAGGAGGAGCGATGGCAATGAGTTCAATTTCTGTTGTTACCAATGCTTTACGTTTACGTCAGTTTAAACTGAATTAA
- a CDS encoding photosystem II protein, Psb35-related: MFTVLISLFIVGWVAAVVIGTQAYFRGEQTKPIHERNWNSNSFEQIAQSVTGQETDYSVRIPAYSLDAYASNNLGN, from the coding sequence ATGTTTACCGTTTTAATTTCTTTATTCATTGTGGGTTGGGTTGCGGCTGTTGTAATTGGGACTCAAGCTTACTTCCGGGGTGAACAAACCAAACCCATTCACGAACGGAACTGGAATTCCAACTCCTTTGAGCAAATCGCTCAGTCCGTTACAGGTCAAGAAACCGACTACAGCGTCCGCATTCCTGCCTATAGTTTAGATGCTTACGCCAGCAATAATTTAGGCAATTAA
- a CDS encoding helix-turn-helix domain-containing protein — protein sequence MTQSDSRTPVSLSERELQVVELVASGLTNQEIAEKLEISKRTVDNHISNILTKTATDNRVALVRWALQWGKVCLDHINCCPLPLIPTDDETEAIISSSVE from the coding sequence ATGACGCAAAGCGATTCTCGCACTCCTGTTTCACTCTCAGAACGAGAACTGCAAGTTGTGGAGTTAGTTGCGAGTGGATTAACAAATCAAGAAATTGCGGAGAAACTAGAAATTAGTAAACGTACAGTTGATAATCATATCAGTAACATTCTCACAAAAACTGCAACGGATAACCGAGTGGCTTTAGTCCGTTGGGCGTTGCAATGGGGAAAGGTTTGTCTGGATCATATTAACTGCTGTCCTCTACCGCTAATTCCCACTGACGATGAAACGGAAGCTATCATTTCTTCTTCAGTAGAATAG
- the hisS gene encoding histidine--tRNA ligase: protein MELIKALRGTRDILPDEIGYWQWLESVARDILLKANYQEIRTPIFEQTALFERGIGEATDVVGKEMYTFVDRGERSITLRPEGTAGVVRSFIENKLHATGGVQRLWYTGPMFRYERPQAGRQRQFHQIGVEVLGSRDARADVEVIAIATNILQKLGLKNLNLNLNSVGNSTDRQVYRQALVDYLTQYKDELDPDSQDRLSRNPLRILDSKDQRTQEIVQDAPSILEYLGDDSRAHFERVQQLLTALEIPYSLNPRLVRGLDYYTHTAFEIISDDLGAQATVCGGGRYDGLVQELGGPETPAVGWAIGLERLVILLQQLNSLSSSSLDFYMVSRGTLAESQALILTQKLRQNGFSVELDLSGSAFGKQFKRADRSGAVACLVLGDAEAEQQTIKLKWLKTGEEITINQSDLFDKIDQFREHIKTLKTP, encoded by the coding sequence ATGGAACTGATTAAAGCATTACGAGGAACACGAGATATCCTGCCTGATGAAATTGGATACTGGCAATGGCTGGAGTCTGTTGCCAGAGATATTTTATTGAAGGCAAATTATCAAGAAATTCGCACCCCAATTTTTGAACAAACGGCTTTATTTGAACGGGGTATTGGGGAAGCGACGGATGTGGTCGGCAAAGAAATGTATACGTTTGTTGACCGGGGTGAACGTTCAATTACTTTGCGTCCAGAGGGAACGGCGGGCGTGGTTCGCAGCTTTATTGAAAACAAACTCCACGCGACCGGAGGAGTGCAACGGTTATGGTATACCGGGCCGATGTTTCGCTATGAACGACCCCAAGCCGGACGTCAACGACAGTTTCATCAAATTGGGGTTGAAGTGTTAGGAAGTCGGGATGCGAGGGCTGATGTTGAAGTGATTGCGATCGCGACTAATATATTACAAAAGTTAGGATTAAAAAATTTAAACCTCAACTTAAATTCTGTCGGAAATTCAACGGATCGTCAAGTTTATCGTCAAGCTTTAGTGGATTATTTAACTCAATATAAAGATGAATTAGATCCAGATTCTCAAGATCGTTTATCTCGAAATCCCTTAAGAATTTTAGATAGTAAAGATCAACGGACGCAGGAAATTGTTCAAGATGCTCCGAGTATTTTAGAGTATTTAGGAGACGATTCTCGCGCTCATTTTGAACGGGTGCAACAGTTATTAACGGCGTTAGAAATTCCTTACAGTTTGAACCCTCGATTAGTGCGCGGTTTAGATTATTATACCCATACGGCGTTTGAGATTATTTCCGATGATTTAGGTGCTCAAGCAACGGTTTGTGGCGGCGGTCGTTATGATGGTTTAGTGCAAGAATTAGGGGGGCCAGAAACTCCGGCGGTGGGTTGGGCAATTGGGTTAGAACGGTTAGTCATTCTGTTACAACAGTTGAATTCTCTTTCGAGTTCTAGCTTAGATTTTTATATGGTTTCTAGGGGAACTTTAGCTGAATCTCAAGCGTTAATTTTAACTCAAAAATTACGTCAAAATGGCTTTAGTGTGGAGTTAGATTTAAGTGGAAGTGCCTTTGGTAAACAATTTAAACGGGCAGATCGCAGTGGTGCTGTGGCTTGTTTAGTATTAGGAGATGCAGAAGCAGAACAGCAAACAATTAAGTTAAAATGGTTAAAAACAGGGGAAGAAATCACAATTAATCAATCAGATTTATTCGATAAAATTGACCAATTTCGGGAACACATTAAAACCCTAAAAACCCCTTAA
- a CDS encoding ABA4-like family protein: protein MTIAVDQIFNVANLFVLPFWALMIILPNWGVTRKVMESYLPFVLLAGVYLYLFISSINPENAAALSNPKLSDIAHFFADENAAATGWIHFLVMDLFVGRWIYWDGQKTGIWTSHSLAFCLFAGPLGLLSHILTRWMSKLFFSQPQSDINPVSNS from the coding sequence ATGACAATTGCTGTTGACCAAATTTTCAATGTTGCGAACCTGTTTGTGCTTCCCTTTTGGGCGTTAATGATTATTTTACCGAACTGGGGAGTGACCCGAAAAGTCATGGAGTCCTATCTTCCCTTTGTGTTGTTAGCGGGAGTTTATTTATATCTGTTTATTAGCAGTATTAACCCTGAGAATGCAGCAGCATTATCCAATCCAAAATTATCAGATATTGCCCATTTCTTCGCTGATGAAAATGCCGCAGCAACGGGATGGATTCACTTTTTAGTGATGGATTTATTTGTCGGACGTTGGATTTATTGGGATGGACAAAAAACGGGAATTTGGACAAGTCATTCCTTAGCGTTTTGTTTATTTGCGGGGCCGCTTGGATTATTATCTCATATTCTAACTCGTTGGATGAGTAAGTTGTTTTTTTCTCAACCCCAGTCTGATATTAATCCAGTATCAAATTCTTAG